The proteins below are encoded in one region of Dioscorea cayenensis subsp. rotundata cultivar TDr96_F1 chromosome 18, TDr96_F1_v2_PseudoChromosome.rev07_lg8_w22 25.fasta, whole genome shotgun sequence:
- the LOC120281938 gene encoding auxin-binding protein ABP20-like encodes MLTILFLFLLFSSTPFSANAAVQDFCVADPTLPEGPAGYSCKKPASVTVNDFTFSGFEKAGNTSNIIKAAVTPAFAAQFPGVNGLGISTARLDLAPGGVVPLHTHPGGTELLVVTEGCIQAGFISSANTVYYEILAEGDVMVFPQGLLHFQINVGDGNAVAIVSFNSPSPGLQITSIALFGSKNFPSSIIEKVTFLDDAQVKKLKGVLGGTG; translated from the coding sequence aTGCTTActatcctcttcctcttcctcctcttctcctCCACCCCATTCTCTGCCAATGCTGCCGTCCAAGACTTCTGTGTAGCAGACCCTACACTCCCGGAGGGTCCAGCTGGCTACTCCTGCAAGAAGCCAGCTTCCGTCACTGTCAACGACTTCACCTTCAGTGGTTTTGAGAAAGCCGGTAACACAAGCAACATCATCAAGGCTGCCGTGACCCCAGCCTTCGCCGCACAATTCCCTGGTGTAAACGGGCTCGGCATCTCCACCGCCCGGTTAGACCTAGCACCAGGTGGTGTTGTCCCTCTCCACACTCACCCTGGTGGCACTGAACTCCTTGTGGTCACTGAAGGGTGTATTCAGGCTGGCTTCATATCATCAGCAAACACAGTGTACTATGAGATACTTGCAGAAGGTGATGTCATGGTGTTCCCTCAAGGGTTGCTTCACTTTCAGATCAATGTAGGGGATGGCAATGCAGTGGCCATTGTGAGCTTCAATAGTCCAAGCCCTGGTCTCCAGATAACTTCCATTGCATTGTTTGGTAGTAAGAACTTCCCTTCATCTATAATTGAGAAGGTCACCTTCTTAGATGATGCTCAGGTGAAGAAGCTCAAGGGTGTTCTTGGAGGCACTGGCTAA
- the LOC120282925 gene encoding germin-like protein subfamily 3 member 3 has protein sequence MPQLFILFFFFFFFILFISFSKADPLQDFCVADLTLPQSPAGYSCKNVSQVTVDDFVFTGFRNPRNNSNTNMASLTPAFVAQWPALNGLGIAAVYAELAPGGQVPIHSHPGGTELIVVIEGTVIAGFISSSNKAYTKKVDTFEAMIFPQGLLHFQVNTGSVKAKYVVSFSSSNPGVQTTSMSLFGNDLPSEILEKVSSIDVVEVKKLKAMFGGTN, from the coding sequence ATGCCACAATTattcattctcttcttcttcttcttcttcttcattctcttcatcTCATTCTCCAAAGCTGATCCCCTCCAAGACTTCTGTGTTGCAGACCTCACTCTACCCCAAAGCCCGGCCGGATATTCTTGCAAGAACGTCTCCCAAGTGACTGTCGATGACTTTGTCTTCACCGGCTTCCGCAACCCCAGAAACAATTCAAATACAAACATGGCCTCATTGACACCAGCCTTCGTTGCTCAGTGGCCAGCGCTGAACGGCCTTGGTATCGCAGCAGTGTACGCTGAGCTTGCACCCGGTGGCCAAGTCCCGATCCACTCCCACCCCGGCGGCACCGAGCTCATCGTGGTAATTGAAGGGACAGTCATAGCTGGCTTCATCTCATCATCAAACAAAGCTTACACCAAAAAAGTGGATACCTTTGAAGCCATGATCTTTCCTCAAGGTTTGCTGCACTTTCAGGTGAACACCGGGAGTGTTAAGGCAAAGTATGTAGTTAGCTTCAGTAGCTCTAACCCTGGAGTGCAAACAACCTCAATGTCGTTGTTTGGGAATGACTTGCCATCTGAGATATTGGAGAAGGTGAGCTCTATTGATGTTGTTGAAGTGAAGAAGCTCAAGGCCATGTTTGGAGGAACAAACTAA
- the LOC120282926 gene encoding germin-like protein, translating into MKNINMLALILFFTYASILISSSNAGVQDFCIADLSAPVSPSGYPCKNQSTVTVNDFIFTEFFRTRKFSSTINVSATDAFVGQFPGLNGLGVSAVYSELLPGGTVLGGIISSENRVYYKTLRAGDLMVFPQGLLQFHLNAGRTRAKVIATFNSENPRAQLVPRALFSNDLLAEIVAKVSFLEVAVVERLKALLGGTN; encoded by the exons atgaaaaacatcAACATGTTAGCTCTCATCCTCTTCTTCACATATGCATCCATTCTCATCTCCTCCTCAAATGCCGGTGTCCAAGACTTTTGCATTGCAGATCTCTCAGCGCCGGTGAGCCCCTCCGGATATCCATGCAAGAATCAATCCACAGTCACTGTTAATGACTTTATCTTCACAGAATTCTTCAGAACCCGTAAGTTTTCAAGCACAATTAATGTTTCAGCGACCGACGCATTTGTCGGCCAGTTCCCCGGCCTCAACGGCCTCGGTGTCTCGGCAGTGTACTCAGAGTTGCTCCCCGGAG GGACGGTTCTCGGTGGCATTATCTCCTCGGAGAATAGAGTTTACTATAAGACTTTGAGGGCTGGAGACCTAATGGTTTTCCCTCAAGGGCTCTTGCAGTTTCACTTGAATGCGGGGAGAACCAGAGCAAAAGTGATTGCCACCTTCAACAGTGAAAACCCTAGGGCTCAGTTGGTTCCAAGGGCTTTGTTTAGTAATGATTTGTTGGCTGAGATTGTGGCTAAGGTGAGCTTTCTTGAAGTGGCTGTGGTGGAGCGTCTCAAGGCTCTCCTTGGGGGAACAAACTAA